The proteins below are encoded in one region of Paenibacillus albus:
- a CDS encoding DUF1349 domain-containing protein codes for MNVFSRANVHALSWMNEPAHWSCTEQEGLFVETPAKADYYQDPAGKHIVSSAPFFQLTSSSSSFELTTRLTVQMKHKYDSGCLMVMEDDRNWAKLCFEYNGRYPTIVSVVTIDGVSDDCNSERVDVEKPYLRVVRQGNCITFSYSVDGEEWEQIRYFGMKLQRECRAGVVAQSPQGTGCTVQFDFLNMTVS; via the coding sequence ATGAATGTATTCAGCCGCGCGAATGTGCATGCATTAAGCTGGATGAACGAGCCTGCCCACTGGAGCTGTACCGAGCAAGAAGGTCTTTTTGTGGAAACGCCGGCGAAAGCGGATTACTATCAGGATCCTGCGGGCAAGCATATTGTCAGTTCCGCCCCATTCTTCCAGTTGACTTCCAGCAGCAGCAGCTTCGAGCTCACAACACGATTAACGGTTCAGATGAAGCATAAATATGATTCGGGCTGTCTCATGGTGATGGAGGATGATCGGAACTGGGCGAAGCTATGCTTCGAGTACAATGGCCGCTATCCCACGATTGTGTCTGTCGTAACGATTGATGGCGTATCGGATGATTGCAATTCGGAGCGCGTCGATGTGGAAAAGCCGTACCTTCGAGTCGTGCGACAAGGAAATTGCATCACGTTCTCATACTCTGTTGACGGTGAAGAATGGGAGCAGATTCGCTATTTCGGGATGAAGCTGCAAAGAGAATGCCGCGCTGGAGTCGTTGCTCAGTCTCCTCAAGGGACAGGCTGTACGGTACAGTTTGATTTTCTGAATATGACGGTTAGTTGA